The window ATACGCTGTTGATCACACGCGGCGGTGATCCGGCTGAAGCGGACGCTGGTACCAACGAGGCAGAGGAAGATCATATGAATTTCATTGGAACGGGATCTTTGGCGACGATTGCCGACCAGATGCAGCGTGGTAGCGTGCTCGGTCAGGCGAAAGCTGAAGAAGGGGCGGGATTTCTCGACCAGATGGGCCCGGTGCTGCTGTTAACGGCCATTGGGTTTGCGGCGGTTTTGGTCGCCATGGCAATTGGTGTCATGTTCGGGCGGCAAAGTATCAGCGGCTCGTGCGGTGGACTGAACGCACGAACGGATGAAGACGGCGTGTCACGCTGTTCGCTCTGCAGTTCGCCCTCGGAAGGCTGTGAAAAGCTGAGAGAGAAGATTGAGAACAGTTAAGCCGAGTCGTGATTTGCTCACGCGTAGAGCTGATAGAGCATTAGGTACACGAGCACGCCGGTGACCGAGACATACATCCAAATCGGAAATGCGTATCGCACCCATTTTTTGTGAGCCACGATGCGCCCATTCTTGGCTAAGTAAATCGCGCGAATCGCCAGGAACGGTACCGAGATCGCCAAGAGAATGTGCGGGATGAGAATCGAGAAATAGGTGATTCTCGCGGCCTGGGGAGCGTCTTTGGGAAACGGCCGATTCCACTGGCCGGTCGCTTCAAAGAGGGCTAGTTTGTGGAACAGGTAAAACCCCAGAAACGCGATGCTGACAAAGAACGCGTTGAGCATCAGTTTCTTATGTTTCTTTGCTCTGCCGTGTTTGATATTCCATAATCCCATCGCCAACAGCACAGTAGCGACAATGTTGAGAGCCGCATTGAGATGCGGCAAATAAAGAGCGAGAGCGTTCCACATGAGCAATTCTGCAGTGCCAGAGCGGGTGGGGGGAGGGTGGTGATGATGGTCGTCGTGTGCGTGCAAGTAAACTGGCAAGGCGCCGCGGAGTCAGGCGGGCCGCTGTGAGTAAGAGAACACGGATCGGTTCCCCCGCGGGTAAAACCTGCCGACTTGCGTGCAGGTACTTAGCGTACCGATAAATCGTTGCAGCGCAAGCCACCTCTGGGTATTCGTCGCGGTGCTGGACTCAGGAATCCACAATTTCCGAGAGGGCTTCAGCGAGCCGATCCAGTTCCTCGAGCGTGGTGCCATGTCCACAGCTGATGCGGAGCGTTCCGGTGTCTCGTGTGCCCAGACAGTCATGCAGGCGTGCGGCACAGTGATAGCCGGAGCGAACTTCGATTGCGAATTCGGCATCAAGGATTGCAGCAGCCTCCGCACAGGACAGCAATTCGCCAAACTCAATGCTGGCGATCGGCAACTCACCCCGCGCGCCCACGACGCGGCAACCATGGATTGATAGGAGGCGATCGTGTAGGTTGTCGGCGAGGATCTTCCAATGGTCGGGCGCGGTCGGGGGGCGATCGAGCGCCGCGTCCCAACCTGCCAACGCGGCAATGTTCATGCTGCCCGGTTCGAGGCGCCCTGGCATGGCGTGGGGCATTTCATCGGCGAGTCCATCGTGCCCGCTACCGCCCTGCATGGTAGGCTCGATGCGATCGTGTAAGTCCGGATGCAGGTACAACATTGCGATACCGAGCGGTCCGCCACTGCCCTTGTGGGCTGGCGCCGCCAAGACGTGCACGCCCATGGTGGCAACGTTGAGCGGAAGATAGCCAAATGTTTGCGCCGCATCACACAGCAAAATGATCCGATCCGCAGGTGATCGCGAAGCATTGATCTGAGCGATTCTGTGGCCGATTTCCGCGACGCGATATCGGATGCCGGTCACATTGGACGCATCGGTCAACGCCACCATTCGTGTGCGATCTTGCATGGCGTCTGAGAGGGCGTCGACATCGAGGTCGCCGTCGTCGTTGCATGCCACAATTTCTAGCTGAGCGCCAGCATGAGCGGTGGCACGGATGAGTGGTCGCAGGACCGAGTTATGCTCTGCTGCAGTAGTGATCACATGATGATCTCGGCCGACAATGCCTGGGATCAGTCCATGGATCGCAGCGTTGAGCGCCGCCGTGCAGCCGCTATGGAAGCTCACGCACTCGGAAGCCGACGCACCCATGCGATCGGCGAGTCGACGACGTACGCGTTCGCGGATGGAGACGGCATGCCGGGCGGCCGTATAGTTACCGCGGGAAGCATTAGCGCCCCAGTCACGCATGTAATCGGCCATGGCCTCGATGACGCCCGGCGCTTTGGGCCAACTTGTCGAGGCATGATCAAGATAGATACGCGTCAAGTCAGGGAACCCTTTCGCACGGAGGCTTTTTACTGGGGTGCGAAGCAGCGTTTCGCATGGCTGGCACCCAAAATCAATGCGACCATGAGCAGGCCGAGTGCGATCGGCAGCGGTATCAACACCATGCCGATGATACTCAACACCAACAGCCAGAGCGATGGGTGGAGTCCCGCTGCCGCCCACGGTTTGACTGCCGCCGCCTCACCGGCCTTCGCTGTCGATGGTTTCCCATGCGAGAGCAACGCAGCAATGGTCAGCAGACACGCCAGTATAAAGAAGAGTCCGCTTCGCATGACGAGTTGTCGAGTCTCCTCGCTAACATGTAAACGCTCGGCAGCAAGGATTTCGATGGGGAGCCGGCGACCGCTCCAGGCAAATGTCCAGCGATCGGCATACCCTGGTGGTTTGGTGATGGCGAGGTAGTCCGACCAAGTAATCAATGCACCCTCGTCTGCAAACGTATTGCCAGGAAAATAGCGTGTTTCCTGCGCGACGATGTATGCATCCATCTCCTGCCAACTGAGCAGGTCTCCAGGGGGGATGCCATCGGTCTGCCCCCATTGCGGCTCGGTGGAAGTCTCCGCATTGACAGGGGCATCGTCACCCAGCTCCCGACCAGCCGCGTGGCACAGCATTCGATAACGGGTAATCCAAGGCTTCAACCACACCGCGACCTCATCGTCACGTCGATCGGCCAAAGAGTCTGATGAAGCACGCATGGCTTTGACGACATTGGAAGCTAGCCATGCAACGCGAATATGGGGTGTGAGCGGTGTCGCAATGAGCGATTCTGCCCGTGCGTCATTGAAGAACGGCGTCGCACTTGGCGAGTGATCACGCTGTCGGCCGATCATTTCGTCAATCGATCGCGCAGTCAATGCATCGGAGGTTGGTAGCTGACACCAATTCACACTGGCTCGTGGAACATCCGAACTTAGGTCCATAAGGGACGGCAACAGCACATCCGGTATATCACGGCGAAGCGAAGTCACTACTTCGACAGTTTGACTGAGACGACTCAGCGGTAGTGAGATCTCCCACGTCACTGTGTCGCTCTCGCGAGGACTTTGCACTGACGGAGAGAACGTTACTTGTCGTAGATCAGCTTGCTGAGTTGCCGCCCACACTCCTCGGAGTTCCACTCCAGAGTCAATCTGCAATCGTAGTGAAGGCTGGTCTCCAGGAAGAACGTCAAAACGGCTGACCATCAATAGATTTTCATGTGCCGGGCGAGCTAGCACACAGTGATCGGTATGTAGCAGTCTCGCGATGCGATCCGTCCGCGGGAGCGTCTCCAAGTCGATGGACCAACGAGGGCTAGTGACCGCATAGACGGACAGTTCCGCGTCGGGCTCAGATGCGGACGGAGCTG of the Allorhodopirellula heiligendammensis genome contains:
- a CDS encoding DUF420 domain-containing protein — protein: MWNALALYLPHLNAALNIVATVLLAMGLWNIKHGRAKKHKKLMLNAFFVSIAFLGFYLFHKLALFEATGQWNRPFPKDAPQAARITYFSILIPHILLAISVPFLAIRAIYLAKNGRIVAHKKWVRYAFPIWMYVSVTGVLVYLMLYQLYA
- a CDS encoding aminotransferase class V-fold PLP-dependent enzyme codes for the protein MTRIYLDHASTSWPKAPGVIEAMADYMRDWGANASRGNYTAARHAVSIRERVRRRLADRMGASASECVSFHSGCTAALNAAIHGLIPGIVGRDHHVITTAAEHNSVLRPLIRATAHAGAQLEIVACNDDGDLDVDALSDAMQDRTRMVALTDASNVTGIRYRVAEIGHRIAQINASRSPADRIILLCDAAQTFGYLPLNVATMGVHVLAAPAHKGSGGPLGIAMLYLHPDLHDRIEPTMQGGSGHDGLADEMPHAMPGRLEPGSMNIAALAGWDAALDRPPTAPDHWKILADNLHDRLLSIHGCRVVGARGELPIASIEFGELLSCAEAAAILDAEFAIEVRSGYHCAARLHDCLGTRDTGTLRISCGHGTTLEELDRLAEALSEIVDS